In a genomic window of Heterodontus francisci isolate sHetFra1 chromosome 21, sHetFra1.hap1, whole genome shotgun sequence:
- the LOC137381113 gene encoding G-protein coupled estrogen receptor 1-like, with amino-acid sequence MVAMATADLLVIITDVIMWRISYYYFPESFLNITPVCSVVAALGYGASDCSVWFTVAFSFDRFVAIRCQKLKTKYCTEKTAAVVPATICILLCLENIPFCFSFEPGAIIDNVPWGCYVMSSYYTEPGWVGFDWFDTVLTPFLPFILILLLNALTVRHILVASRVRKGLRGQSKGVNRSDTEMESRRKSVILLFTISGSFILLWLMYVIYFSICNITGINLEDDTHPFYIYGHIGMMLQLLSCCTNTFIYGVTQSKFREQVKNAMKYPLESIIQLIKKQNN; translated from the coding sequence atggtggccatggcaacagcagatctattggtcattatcactgatgtcataATGTGGCGGataagttattattatttcccagaatcGTTCCTGAACATCACTCCTGTGTGCAGTGTTGTTGCTGCCCTTGGTTATGGTGCCTCCGACTGTTCggtctggttcaccgtcgctttctcctttgatcgatttgtggccattcgttgccagaagctgaaaactaaatattgcaccgagaaaactgcggctgtggttccagcaacaatttgcattctgctctgtttagaaaataTCCCCTTTTGCTTTTCATTTGAACCTGGagcgataatcgacaatgtaccatggggTTGTTATGTAAtgtcaagctattatactgagcccggatgggtgggatttgactggtttgacacagttttaaccccatttcttccattcattttaattctgttgctcaacgctctgacagtcagacacattttagtagcCAGTcgtgtccgtaagggactgaggggtcagagcaagggagtgaATCGCAGTgacacagagatggagagcagaagaaagtctgtgattttactcttcaccatatccggcagcttcatactcctGTGGTTGATGTATGTTATATATTTCTCAATTTGTAATATTACAGGGATAAATCTCGAGGATGACACTCATCCTTTCTATATCTATGGACATATTGGAATGATGCTGCAGctattaagttgctgcacaaacacgtttATATATGGGgtgacacagtccaagttcagggaGCAGGTCAAGAACGCAATGAAATATCCGCTTGAATCtattattcaattaattaaaaagcaAAACAATTGA